A portion of the Magnolia sinica isolate HGM2019 chromosome 17, MsV1, whole genome shotgun sequence genome contains these proteins:
- the LOC131231046 gene encoding xanthotoxin 5-hydroxylase CYP82C4-like — protein MVRATSKKAKSKQAPEPAGAWPVIGHLHMLGGKQPIMRKLGAMADKYGPAFTLWIGAHRTLVISGPDLVKECFTTKDKILATRPTSAAAKYLGYDYAGFGLSPYGPYWREIRKIVTLELLSNRRIDMLKKIWVVEIDRCIKELHGQWEKNHMNPIKVEMKEWFGDLTLNVVGMMVARKRYFGTAACLTDVEAARRFQKTMSELVYLVGVFVVSDVVPFLKGIDILGQERAMKRIGQEMDSILSSWLEEHRQRRRSGPTEGEHDFMDVMISCMDDAQLSSCYDPDTIIKATCETLIIAGSDTTSISLTWALSLLLNNRRVLKKAQDELDNHVGMDRDVDECDLNNLVYLQAVVKESLRLYSPAPLSVPHEAMEDCQIGNFHVPAGTRLLVNLWKLHRDPNVWSNPSEFQPERFIGGHANVDIKSQNLEYIPFGAGRRMCPGYSLALKIMHLTLARLLHEFDLTTPNDAPVDMTEELSLTLPKATQLEVLFTPRRSSKSSTYK, from the exons ATGGTTAGGGCCACTAGTAAGAAGGCTAAGAGCAAGCAGGCACCAGAGCCAGCAGGTGCATGGCCGGTAATCGGTCACCTTCACATGCTCGGCGGGAAACAGCCGATCATGCGAAAGCTCGGAGCCATGGCTGATAAGTATGGTCCGGCCTTCACACTCTGGATCGGTGCACACCGTACACTTGTCATTAGTGGACCTGATCTCGTAAAGGAATGCTTCACCACCAAAGACAAGATCCTCGCTACCCGTCCAACTAGCGCAGCCGCTAAGTACTTGGGCTACGACTATGCTGGATTCGGTCTTTCACCTTACGGACCCTACTGGCGCGAGATTCGCAAGATTGTCACACTGGAGCTCCTCTCCAACCGTCGGATCGATATGCTCAAGAAAATCTGGGTTGTTGAGATCGACAGATGCATTAAAGAGCTGCATGGACAGTGGGAGAAGAACCATATGAATCCAATAAAGGTTGAGATGAAGGAATGGTTCGGAGATCTGACATTAAATGTGGTTGGAATGATGGTTGCCAGGAAGCGGTACTTTGGGACTGCAGCATGTTTGACGGATGTAGAAGCGGCGAGGAGGTTTCAGAAGACAATGAGCGAATTGGTTTATCTTGTGGGGGTGTTTGTTGTGTCGGATGTGGTTCCTTTCTTAAAGGGGATTGATATCTTAGGGCAGGAGAGGGCCATGAAGAGGATAGGGCAGGAAATGGACTCTATCTTGTCAAGCTGGCTAGAGGAGCATCGCCAAAGAAGACGATCTGGTCCTACAGAGGGTGAGCATGACTTCATGGATGTGATGATATCGTGCATGGATGATGCCCAGCTCTCTAGCTGCTATGACCCAGATACCATCATCAAGGCAACTTGCGAG ACACTTATCATAGCCGGCTCAGACACTACATCAATTTCACTGACATGGGCCCTCAGTTTACTGTTGAACAATCGGCGCGTGCTAAAGAAGGCCCAAGATGAGCTGGACAACCACGTTGGCATGGACAGAGATGTAGATGAGTGTGACCTCAACAATCTAGTATACCTCCAAGCCGTAGTGAAGGAATCCCTACGCTTGTACTCTCCAGCCCCACTCTCAGTTCCACACGAAGCTATGGAGGATTGTCAAATAGGCAACTTTCATGTACCAGCTGGCACGCGCTTATTGGTAAACCTATGGAAGCTACATCGAGACCCAAACGTGTGGTCCAATCCCTCTGAGTTTCAGCCAGAGAGATTTATTGGTGGCCATGCAAACGTAGATATTAAGAGCCAAAATCTCGAATACATACCTTTTGGTGCAGGGAGGAGAATGTGCCCGGGGTACTCTTTGGCACTTAAAATCATGCACTTGACACTTGCTCGACTGCTTCATGAGTTCGACCTGACAACCCCAAATGATGCTCCCGTCGATATGACCGAGGAGTTAAGCCTAACCCTCCCAAAAGCAACCCAACTGGAAGTCCTCTTCACTCCGCGCCGTTCTTCTAAGTCTTCTACATATAAATGA